The sequence TTCCATCCCCCAAGTGCCAAAAGAGGGCTCAGGAACCAAGACAAATCAATAGAATTGCTGGGACATGAAGAATCTCCCCAGCTCCCCGGCCACCTGCAGCAGCCCTTTCTCCTGGGAAGGTGGGAGCTCCTGATTCCCCACTCCATGTTCCTGGGCAATAATTAACACTCTGGGAAAACTGCATAGCCAGCTCTCCAGAGCCCCACATCTGGTGCCATGGAAACCACAAGGCATTGGGAAGGGTCCCCCGAGGGTCCCAGGGCGGGAAGGTAGTGTTGGAAGTCTGTCTGGGGAGGCCAGACCTGGACCTCCCTGGTACTCAGGCAGCCAGTCTTCTGCTCATCGTGGGATACAAATATTCATGTATGGCCGTATGTGCAGGTTTACGCATTACAAGGGCCTGCATGTATGCGCTTGCCACTCCATGTGTTAATAACAGTACTTAATATTAATAGATCACTTAATATTAATAGACGCAGGAAGGTCTAAGTGCTTATCgtatatctcatttaatgctcacaaggCAGAtttttattatccctgttttatagaagaggaaacggAAGCACAGGGAGGTTAAATAGCATGTCCAAGTCACAGCTAGACCTGGGAGTTGAATCCAGGTAATCTGAATCTAGTGTCCTCGCTCTTAACCACAACTCTAATACTCTCTCCTCAAATAGACGCTCAGCAAATGTTTGAGGAACTAAATTATGTGGATACAcccataaaaaaaagagaaaaaaagaaagcaagatcaAGAGCAAAAGTGGGTACACCTTGAGATACATCCCGTGCCCTACGTCAGTGTTTCCTGGACTGGTTTATGTGTCCACTGGAGAATAAGCGAGACAGTGATATGACTACTGGTGTTCCTTGGCTTCTGGAAAGAAATCCAGAGATGAGGTTCGGTCAGATAATCTTGGGATCTTTCCCATATGGTTTTCCTGGGGCTAGATATCCCTCCTGCGTCTGCTGGGTCTGGGCTTCCTGGGCACTTGGGGCCAAGGCCTCCCAGGCTTggatttgggggtggggcagagggaatGCTGTGCATGGCTTCCCCACTTCTCCAGTCCCAAGACTGTCCCACAGCCCCAGgcctccccacttcccccaggtCACGCCCTGTCACTCTGAGAGCTTTGCAAGGGTGTCCCTGAGAGACATTTCTTGGTGTTTCTGCTCAAACAACATTTGCTGCAAAATATGTCAAAGCATTTGGGCTTCAGTTTTCAGTTCAGAATATGCCAATGTTTACACTTGGAAGGGGAAGTGTTTCTGTTGATGTGGTAAAGAGATAAAATAAGACATTCTTCACTAAGTTACAGTGTCTGAAAGTTAAGCACTTGGCCTGGGGACAGGGATTCATCTTGGGATCATCAGGGTCTAGTACCTGGCCTGGCAGAAGAGCAGGCAGggtcaatatttgttgaatgactgaataaggGAATATGGAAGGGACCTAGAACAAGGAATGGTATACAATCAGCACTCAGTAAAGATTTTGAACAGATCCCACAGGCTCTACCTCTGACAGGTGTTCTCGGTCTGCTCGTGTTTCTCAATCTTTGCTAACCTCGCCTTCCCCAAGCCTGTCACTTCATGCCTGGACAACTGAACAGCCTCTTGGCTGGCTCCACCCTTGCCCCTATAGCCTATTCTGCCCACAACCGCCAAAGTTATCTTTGCAAAACGTGAATCAGATTGTGTCATTCCCTACCTAATACCTGCCAGTGGCTTTCCACTGCTCTTGGCTGTGGCCTCCCAGGTCCCACATGGTGTGGCCCTTGCCCAGCCCACTGACCTCTCCTGGAGTTGTtctccagccaccctggcctcATTTCAGTTGCTGGGGAAGCCAACTCTCTCCCACCCCAGGGTCTTGGCTCTAgcagttccctctgcctggattgCTTTTCTCTGGATCTTCATGTCGTCTGGCTCCTTCTATCAATTTAGGGCTCAGCTCAAAAGTGTCATCTCCTTATGGAGGGCTTCTTTTGACCCCTCTAGCTAAAGCAGCCCATCTCTATTCTTTTGTTTCACTCACTCTCACTCAACATCATCATCTACAGTATCTACTAGATGCAAGGTGTTGTTCTAAGTGCCGAGGAAACAGCAGTGAACACAATAGGGCAAGCTGAGGTCCTTTGCACAAGTCTTCATAGCTCTTAAAAAATCTGATTACCTTGTTTGGGTACCTGCTAGTCTCACTCACTAAGTGCCAGGAGGGCCAGCGCTGAGTCTGCCTCACTCACTGTGTTCACTTGCCAGGAACCGTAAAGTGGATGGAGGGATGGCAGGCAGTGGGGGTTACAGAGTAGCTGGCAAACACTCCACCTGCACTTGGCTCTTGCTAAGGTTTCACTGAGCTCAACTGGATCTTTCTTCAAAGCAATCTCACTGTAGACCCTTCGGTGGAGCCTGCTGCCCCTAGCAGTGCTACCAGCAGGTCCTGCCCCACCCTGCATCACCCTCTGCAACAgactgaatgtttctgtcccccCTAAATTCACATCTCGAAACCCTaatcccagtgtgatggtattaggaggtggagcctttgggaggagattaggtcatgaggatgaagGCCTCATGAATGGGATAAGTGCTCTTAtaagaactgtgagaagtaaatgtttgttgtttaagccacccagtccatggtatttgGATATAGTCTCCCTAACTGACTAAGATGCCCTCTGACTATGGTCATCTTGGCAAAGACAGGCAACACAAGAGAGAGGTAAACTCAGCCTGCTTGGGGTGAGTGGCATTAGTGTCTACTTTCCAAAAGGAGCCCCTGCTCACCACCGCAGCATTCTCCCCCCATTGCCATTCAGGCCCCATGACCAGTGACACTCCAGCACCGTCCAGGTGAGGGGCTCAGCCAAGGAGTTCTTGGCTGCTCTATGACCCCACCCTGGACTTGACAGCTGCCCAAGAGCCTGCTTGAAGTGGGTGTTCTCTCTCATTTAGTCCAGCTGCCTCTCTTCCTTGCAAGATGACTTTGGCCAAGACTTACTTCTCCTGGGAACTTCATCTCCCTATCTCTAACACACAAGGTGAGCCGGGTGCAAAGCTTTCTGGTTGCAGCCCAGAGGCAGGATTTTTAACACCTCCATGCAATTATGGTCCTTTCTCCTGCTGACCCAAGAGCCCCCTGAGGCCTTGCAAACACTACAGACAAAGCCAGCCTCAGCACCAACCCCCAGCTTGCCTGTTCTGTGAAGGCAGCCTGCAAAACTAGCAGCACCTGCAGATTTGAGCCGCAGAACTGCCGAGATGGGACACCCTGAAACCTGACTCCAAACAGCAGCAAACCCAAGGCCAAGAAGTACAGGTTTCTTTGCAGAAGGTTTCACCTTTCACAGCCTCGGCCTGGGGCCCCTGCACTCAATCCCCACCCAGTCCCCCAAGGGGCCACAGTGATCAGTGCCTGGCTCCCTACCTTTCCTGACATCCCCAAATCTTTATCCTTCCAGGACTAGTGAGAATACCCAAAAAGCCAAGGTCACCATCAAGCCAAGGTGAGGATGGGGGGAGGAGCTAACAGCTATGCCTCAAATGGATTTGGGTGCAAAAGCTTTTTCTACAGCGTGAGGGTAAGTCCAACCCCAAACGTAACTCGGGCCctcagtcttctctctctttaacAGCTGTCTCCTTTGCTGGGGAAAAGCTTTCCAGCCCCCACTAAGGGCCTAAGAGGGGTCCCATTCCTGGCATTGTTAGACCTGAAAGAGGTGGGTGGAGGAGTCAGAAGCCTGGGGGGAGGGTGTGTGTCCGGCCTGGGGATGCGTTCCTCGCCCTCGCCAGCACCCCAACCCGTCCTCATTCAGCGTAGAAAGGGCACTTACAGGCCTTGGAAGCTGGGGAGGACCCCCAACCAGCAGCAGCGACATGATCTGGGCGGCTGGTCCAGGCCAAGGCTTGCGGAtcgtggaggggagggggggatggCAGTCAAGACCCTACTCCAAGTACCCATCGAAAACATCGAGCTCCGAGTCGGCATCGTAGAGGCCCGAGCCGGGGTCGGAGAGCACGCCGAGGTCCACGAGCGCCTGGTCCATGTCCTCGGGCAGGAAGACGAGGCCCACGTTGAGGACGATGTACTCCATGAGGAAGGCGTAGTACAGGATCAGCACATTGACGAAGAACAGGCCCACGTAGAACATAGagggcagcagcggcggcggcacgTAGGGGACCAGGGGGCCCAGCGCGTCCAGGTGGGCCGCGACCCGGGCGCCGGGCATGCAGGGGGCGGCGAGGGCGGCAGCGGCCCGGCGATCCCAGCGAGCTCAGCCGCTGCGGCGTCCAGGCGGCCAGCGAGGGGTCAGCTCAGCCATCCGGGGGCGCCCCGGGGCTCGACGGAAGCGACGCTGGGCCCCAGGTGTCCCAAAGGATGTGCGGCGGTCTCTGCGGAAGCGCCCCGACCCCCGAAACGTGGCGGACGGGGTCACCGCACCCTCCGATGTGCCCACACGATCCTCTCAACAGGCCCGGAGGCGAGGGGTCCTCCCTGAAGTGGCCGGCGGTTGCCCGGATCCCCCGATGCGCCCCGCTGGCGCTCACAGGCCCTCGCAGCGCCGGCGGGGACCCCACCCCACCGCGGCTCAGCGTCGAGGGCCAGTCCCGGCAGCCGTCTCTCCCGCCCCGCCCGGCTGTTCCTCGCGCCCCCTCCGTGCCCCCACAGGCCCAGCGCCCATGTCTGCGACCGCCGCGTCGCCCTCCTGGTCGCGTTCCGAGCACCGCCTCCCGAGCGGCCCCGCGCTCATTGGCCCGCCGCCCCCGGCCCGCGCTCATTGGCCCGAGACGTCCGGGGGCGGGTACAGCTTCGCTCCGCCCCTCCTCTCTGAGTTGCTTTCCTGGTTAGGGTCTGCGCTCGGATCTTAAGTCCCATTCGTTCTCCCGACCCTGGGAGTAGCGGGAGAGAAAGAGACTGAGCACAACTCAAACCTAGAAGTAGCCTAAGGATACAAAAGCTGAGGGAAACGGTGGGCTTCTTCTGCACCTTGCTGGATTTGGGTATGACGCCACTCCTCTTTGAAACTCAGTTTCCCCAGTTTCAAaggaggcagggtgggggaggggcggtaGACAGGTCCACTGAAAATATTGGACATTTTGAAAGAACCGACTTTTTCATGGTGGGGAACATCAATCAATGTCACTTCACCTCTTCAAATTCTACTGCTTGGAAGGTCCGCCCATTGGGGAAGGAGAGGTCTGCATCACAGAGTTCGGGAACATCTGGGTAAAGAGATTCCGAGATCAGACCTTGAGCCATAAGagtgctttttgtttcttttactttgtaagccatgtttaaaaacaataataatgcaCATGGCCAAACATTGAAACAACcaagaaatacacagaaaattgAGTCTCTCTTCCACTCGCTGATTCCCCTGCTCTTGGGTAACTGTCGTACACCTATCAGGAAACTGATCTTGCCCAAAGCGCCTTGCAAAGCAGTTCGGAAAAAGCTTTAAATCTCGGGCCACAGGGAGCTGGGAGCTTTACACGTCTTGCTTAATTGGAGCCAGACAAGGCAGTATGTTACCTTTGTTAGGCCCAGAGAAATGGAGACACCCTGGAATCTGCAGGGGCTGGGTGCGTTTCTTTGGTGGCCAGAACCTGCCCTTCTCCATGACTTCGTCTCACCCTCTACATGAATTCATCTGAACAGCGCAAACCATTAACCCTCCAGTCGTCTCCATTTCCCCAACTGTTGAAGGTAAAACaaatcttcattcattcactctgccaatatttgttgaacacttactatgtgccaaatttTGTGCTAGGCATTGGGGAGAACATTGGCCCGTGGCCCAAATCTTTCCTGTGCCCAGTTAATGGGACACAGTAGGCTTCAAATAATTAAGAGATGTAGAAATGAATGACTAAATGGCCGGTGAACAGGGCAGTCTTGCTTCTACTGAGCTGCTCACTTCTAATCCAGAAGAGAAATTTAGATCCATCTTCCTGGTTCATGTAGAAATTTGggtatcctttttttctttaatgtgatAGTTTGGGAAATGGCATGGATTTGGGGTGAAGTCCAGAGAAATCCTCTGAAAGTAGAAAATGTTCAGTTTTGGCACATTGTTGCTTGCAGGActtttctatatgtgtgtgtttaattgaAGTGTTAAAAACAAAGGCGATCGCCATTTGGTTACAGTTTTGTTTTATGGGGGGGGATGAAAATAAGGGTGTGTGGGGTTGAACTCTTGTTCTGCCACTTATTAACTGCGTGACCTTGGCTCAGTCAACCtccctgtgactcagtttcccagACGAtataatggggataataatagtagggtagttgtgagaattaaatatctTAATATAGTGAAGCGCTTAGGACAGTGGCACATAGTGCGCGTATCGTATGCAATAGCTATTCTTATTCTTATCGTAAAGCTAATAATTGTTACTATTGTGGTCCCTTTTACCCAGTCGTCTTCAGAAATTCCCCCCTCAAGGCTCCGCCCACAGGCTTCCCATTCCCGCCCACCGGGCAGCTGATTCTGCGGCCTCGCCTCCTCTCGCTCCGCCTCTTCTCGACGGCTGCAGGCCCGCGGTTTTGTGACGCAGACCGGGCCTTGTAGTCCGTTCGCAGAGTCCTGCCGCCGGGGGCCTCTCGGGCGAACTGCATTTCCCAGCGTTCCTCGTGGCTGCGGCCGTAAAGCGCGGCGGTTGAACGGCCGGTTCCGGCTGAATGTCAGTGCGGGGCTGTGGGCCGGGGAGGAAGGTGGTTGGCGGTCCCTTCACCACCTCCGCCGCTGCCACCTCCGCTTGTGCTGCCACTGCGGGCGTCGGGCCACTCGGCCGGTCGGGCATGAGACCGTGAGGCGAGCGacgggccgggaccgccgacatGTTTGGCCGCTCTCGGAGCTGGGTGGGCGGGGGCCACGGCAAGTCCTCCCGCAACATCCACTCCTTGGACCACCTCAAGTGAGTGTGTGGCGGGCGGAGGGGAGAGGCCGCGGAGCTGGGCATGGGGATGGGGGCGATGGTCCCAGGCTGGGTGCGCTGGGAGATGTGAGAgcggaggtggggggtgggagggggcgcCCGTGGAAGGCTGTGCGGTGGTTAAGAGCGAGGGCTCTGGAGTCGGGGCGCCTGGGTTCGAACCCTGACCCTGTCACTCTtggctgtgtaaccttggacaagtcgCTTAGTTTCTCAGAGTCTCAGTATTCCCACCTGTAAAGTGAGGAGATGAAGGGGTCAAAGTCTGGATCCTGGAGTCGGGCCGACCTGGATTAGAATCTGGATTATGTGAATTTAGGCCACAGTTTCCTCTGTTGTAAAATGGGTAGCGTGATAGCACCTGCTTCCTGCGAATGCTTTGAAGGTTGGTTGGATAAGAGAATAAACATAAACCTCAGAATATGTACAGGTGCTTAATGAAAGGTAATAATTCAAAGAACAAGTATTTTCTGAGGGGAGTCTAACCAGAAAACAATCGGAAGTAGAGCTCTGGGGCAGGACAGGTGGCCAACAGGGACTTGAGAAGCCGGGGGTGCACAGAGATTAAGAGACTGGCTTTGCAGTCAGACCTGCGTTTAAATCCTGACGCCACCATTtaatggctgtgtgaccttggacaaattacttcaCTCCTCTGAGCCTCCGATTTCCCGTCTGCAAGTGGGGATGGTGAACATTGTACAAGGATTCTGTAATGCATGAATGGAAGTAATTGACCCAGTGTTGTTATACAGTAGGTGGCCAATAGTGGTAGCTGTGCTTAAGCTCAGCACGGCCTTCCCAGACCACCCTACCTAAAGTGCTCCCCCAACCCCAATTCCTTTCCATtagatttttctcttgatttcatTCAGTGCATCTCCACTATCTGTAATCATCCTGTTCTTTTTTGTCTCCTATTAAACTGTTACTTCCAGGAGGGCAGAGACTGCTTGGTTTGTTCAAAGCTGTATTCCCAGCATCTAGCaccgtgcctggcacacagtaggagccCAATGGATActtaaagaatgggaaaaaaagaatgaataaattgggGAAAGGTTCAGAGCTTGCCGGCAGAGATTTGGGGGGCAGGTTGGAGTGGGGCTCATGGAAAGTAAAGACCTTTGAGGAGGGAATGACTTCAGGGAGGAAAGTgtatgttgggggtggggggtgctgaaAGGGGAGAGCAGGCAAACCTTTGGTGGTAAGAAATAGGCTGGTTTCCAGAGAAAGCTCCCAAGATTATTGATGGGAAGGAAGAAGGATGGGGTTGGGGGGATGGTGGGGAACAGTAGAAGGAAGACAGGAGCCCGTGGAAAAGGTTGGTGGGAGGGGAATTAGATGAAGGGCTTCTCATTTGACCCTGGTGGTGGGGGTGCTATGATTCTCAGCTGTGTCTTTTCTAGCatgaaacatttaataaatgtgagTCTCGAAcagtgggaggcaggagggttCTTTATGTCATGAGGGACAGTTTTGGGGGGTGTTGGTGAGAGAAGACAAGGGGAGGAAAGAGGCCCAGGACAAGGATAGGGGTGAGGGATAGGGAAGCAGGAATCTTAAATGGGAGGGCAGCTGACCGGGAAAGGGAGAGGCTTAAGGATTTCAGGAATTCATCGAGTGGGTGGATGCAGCTGAAAAGGGGAGGATGGTTATCCAGAGGAGGTTGGGCCTCCTGCCAGCACCCAGGTGCCTGCACTCTCTCACCTGACTCTGCATGACTCCAGCCTTTTTGAATTaccttaatatttattgaattctttaCCCTGTGCCAGGTACTTGCTAAGGACTTCCtatgtattatttctatttagtCCTCATGAGTCTATGAGTTAtaggaactattattatttccattttaagaagTGGATGTTAAGGTTAAAGGAGCTTAAGTCACTTGCTCTGAGGTGACAACAGTTGAAGA comes from Cynocephalus volans isolate mCynVol1 chromosome 6, mCynVol1.pri, whole genome shotgun sequence and encodes:
- the DEXI gene encoding dexamethasone-induced protein yields the protein MPGARVAAHLDALGPLVPYVPPPLLPSMFYVGLFFVNVLILYYAFLMEYIVLNVGLVFLPEDMDQALVDLGVLSDPGSGLYDADSELDVFDGYLE